One window from the genome of Cucumis melo cultivar AY chromosome 12, USDA_Cmelo_AY_1.0, whole genome shotgun sequence encodes:
- the LOC103485113 gene encoding stigma-specific STIG1-like protein 1 yields the protein MMCFVKLFFVVVLFTSLFSSHASKEHDKMEDVVMLTSLRGRRGFFSYKFKPFQAAMTCDRNIKVCRAEGSPGRNCCQKKCVDLKRDRYNCGRCGRKCKYSEVCCKGKCVNTMFNRKHCGGCNNKCNRGSLCVYGMCGYA from the coding sequence atgatgtgtTTTGTAAAGCTATTCTTTGTTGTGGTCTTGTTTACATCTCTTTTCTCATCTCATGCATCTAAAGAGCATGATAAAATGGAAGATGTAGTTATGCTAACGTCGCTTCGAGGGAGGAGGGGCTTCTTCTCTTACAAGTTTAAGCCTTTTCAAGCAGCAATGACATGTGATAGAAATATAAAAGTGTGTCGAGCTGAAGGCAGCCCTGGCCGCAATTGTTGCCAGAAGAAGTGTGTGGATTTGAAAAGAGATAGATATAACTGTGGGAGGTGTGGCAGGAAATGCAAGTACTCGGAGGTATGCTGTAAAGGGAAGTGTGTGAATACAATGTTTAATAGAAAGCATTGTGGAGGTTGCAACAATAAGTGCAATAGAGGAAGTTTGTGTGTCTATGGCATGTGTGGTTATGCCTAA